The following nucleotide sequence is from Lysobacter panacisoli.
TCGTTGCAGTCCCGCACCCGCCCTGTACGCGTCCCCGGATGGCCGACCTTTTCACGCGAGCGCGACCTCCACTGTCCTGCTACGCTAACCGGCTTTCGGCCTTGGGTTGCCTGCTCCAGTCGACGCCCCCATCGTGAGGGGCATGGACCGGTCCGTGTCAGTCCGGCCCCGTCCCCGACTTCGCGCGACAGGCATGAAAACCACTACCGAAATCCGCAGCGATTTCCTCGAATTCTTCCGTAGCAAGGCCCACACCATCGTGCCCTCGGCACCGCTGGTGCCGGCCAACGACCCGACGTTGCTGTTCACCAACTCGGGCATGGTCCAGTTCAAGAACGTGTTCCTCGGCAGCGAGAAGCCGGGCTACGTGCGCGCGGCCGACGTGCAGCGCTGCCTGCGTGCCGGCGGCAAGCACAACGACCTCGATCAGGTCGGTTACACCGCGCGCCACCACACCTTCTTCGAGATGCTGGGCAACTGGTCGTTCGGCGACTACTTCAAGCAGGACGCCATCGCCTGGGCGTGGGAACTGCTGACCGGTGTGTGGGGCTTGGCGCCCGAACGCCTGACCGTCACGGTCTACCACACAGACGACGAGGCCTACGAGATCTGGAACAAGCGCATCGGCGTGCCCGCCGAGCGCATCATCCGCATCGGCGACAACAAGGGCGCGCCGTTCGCGTCGGACAATTTCTGGCAGATGGCCGACACCGGTCCCTGCGGTCCGTGCACTGAAATCTTCTACGACCACGGTGCGCACATCGCTGGCGGTCCTCCGGGCTCGCCCGATGAGGATGGCGATCGCTTCATCGAGATCTGGAACCTGGTGTTCATGCAGTTCGACCGCCAGCCCGACGGCACGCTCGTGCCGTTGCCGGCGCCGTGCGTCGACACGGGCATGGGCCTGGAGCGTCTCGCCGCCGTGCTGCAGGGCGTGCACGGCAACTACGAGATCGACCTGTTCCGTCACCTGATCGCCAAGGCCGCGGAATTCACCGGCACCGCCGACCTCGACAACAAGTCGCTGCGCGTCATCGCCGACCACATCCGCGCCTGCGCGTTCCTGATCGTCGACGGCGTGCTGCCCAGCAACGAAGGCCGCGGCTACGTCCTGCGCCGCATCATCCGTCGCGCGTTGCGCCACGGCTGGATGCTCGGCCAGAAGGGGCCGTTCTTCCACAAGATGGTCGCGCCGCTGGTCGAGGTGATGGGCGATGCGTATTCCGAACTGACCGCCAAGCGCGAGTTCGTCGAGCGGGCGCTGCTTGCCGAGGAAGAGCGCTTCGCCGAAACGCTCGACGCCGGCATGCGCATCTTCGATGAAGTCGCCGCGCGTTCGAATACCACGATCCCCGGCATCGACGCGTTCCGCCTGTACGACACCTACGGCTTCCCGGTCGACCTGACCGCCGACATCGCGCGTGAGCGCGGCCTGTCGGTGGACATGGACGGTTTCGACGCGGCGATGGAGCAGCAGCGCGAAACCGCGCGTGCGGCCGGCAAGTTCGGCAATGCGACGACGATGCCCGCGGAGCTCGCCGCGCAGCTCGCGCCGACCCAGTTCCTCGGTTACGACAAGCTCGTCGATGACGGGC
It contains:
- the alaS gene encoding alanine--tRNA ligase; amino-acid sequence: MDRSVSVRPRPRLRATGMKTTTEIRSDFLEFFRSKAHTIVPSAPLVPANDPTLLFTNSGMVQFKNVFLGSEKPGYVRAADVQRCLRAGGKHNDLDQVGYTARHHTFFEMLGNWSFGDYFKQDAIAWAWELLTGVWGLAPERLTVTVYHTDDEAYEIWNKRIGVPAERIIRIGDNKGAPFASDNFWQMADTGPCGPCTEIFYDHGAHIAGGPPGSPDEDGDRFIEIWNLVFMQFDRQPDGTLVPLPAPCVDTGMGLERLAAVLQGVHGNYEIDLFRHLIAKAAEFTGTADLDNKSLRVIADHIRACAFLIVDGVLPSNEGRGYVLRRIIRRALRHGWMLGQKGPFFHKMVAPLVEVMGDAYSELTAKREFVERALLAEEERFAETLDAGMRIFDEVAARSNTTIPGIDAFRLYDTYGFPVDLTADIARERGLSVDMDGFDAAMEQQRETARAAGKFGNATTMPAELAAQLAPTQFLGYDKLVDDGLEIVALLKDGRPVDRIEAGDEAAVILDRTPFYAESGGQVGDTGDVELAAARFAVRDTLKFAGQFHGHVGKLASGSLQRGDRVRATVDGVRRAATVLNHSATHLLHSALREVLGDHVTQKGSLVAPDRLRFDFSHFAPVSASELAEIERRVNEQVRKNHAAEVHHMGMQEALDFGAMALFGEKYGDRVRVLRMGEASTELCGGTHVSRTGDIGLFKIVSEGGVSAGVRRIEALTGQGALDYVAEEEHRLEEAARLLGGNAADVADKLRSLLDRQKKLERELESLKSKAASGATSDLAASAVQVGSGVKVVATRLEGFDAKALRDAVDRLKQQLGDAVIVLAGASEGKAALVAGVNGSAAGKVKAGELLAHVAGQINGKGGGRPDMAQGGGDDGPALVQALAAVAGWVENKLV